The genomic interval TTGCTGACGAATACTACGCCTCCGAGGTGGCTTACAACGAATTCTACCCGCCAGGCGTCGAACCGCTGGAGCCGAACATCACCGCTTTCCTCAATCCAGACCTCCTCAAGTGGAAGGATCTGGTTTCGCCTGGCCTGACGCTCCCCACGGACTGGGGCAAAGAGCGCCTGGACAGCTTGCACGCGGAGAGGCAGAAGGCGAACCGCGCCATGGCGCAGGAGCTGGAGCACGCCAGCAAATCAGGGGCAAGCCAGGCACAGCTGGACAAGATCCGCGCAAAGTACCGCAAGACCACCAATCGCCTGGACTCGCAGATAGAAGAGGTGCGCAAGCAATACGCCCACCTCCGGGACAAAGTCGGCGTTTTTGAAGGCGCAGGCTACGCCTCCAAAGGCCTCTATCGGCCAATGGTCTACTGCCTGATGATTTCCAGTCCAGACGACCAGTTCTGCAAGGTCTGCCAGCGGGCCATTGCCCGCATGATTCGCTACTACGCCGGGGAGTGACCGGACGGTCCAGTATTGCCGAAGAGTTCGAACCTGACGGTCAGAGAAAGGAGGGAAGACGGCAATGCTTGTGAACAGGCGCGGCTTCATGAGCTCCATGGGAGCAGGGACCTTGGCAACACTGCTCATGCCGGCTCTGGGCGAGAGCTTTTCGGCGCCACGGGCACGCGTTCCTTGGCGCGCACCGCGAGGTAAGGGCCTCCGTCCACCGCTCCTCACACCCCTGCCCGCGTCGGCCGTTCGCCCTCTGGGTTGGTTGCGCGCCCAGCTGCGCATCCAAGCCGATGGCCTGACCGGCCATCTGGACGAATTCTGGCCTGACGTGGCCCACAGCAAGTGGTTCGGTGGCGACGCCGAGGGCTGGGAACGGGCCCCGTACTGGCTGGACGGCCTCATCCCTCTGGCGTGGCTTCTGGACGACGCGGCTCTCAAGGAGAAAGCGACCACCCGCATCGAGCAGATCCTTGCCGGCCAACGCGAGGACGGCTGGTACGGCCCCTATGTGCCCCCGGAGCAAGGCGCCAGCAAACAGTACGACATCTGGGCCTTCTTCCTCATGAACAAGGTGCTCGTCCAGTACCACGAGCTCACTGGTGACGGCCGTGCCCTGCAGGCAGTGCTCCGTTGCCTCAAAGCCATGGACAAGCACCTACGCCGCTACCCCCTGTTCAATTGGGGCAAGTTCCGCTGGTTCGAAAACCTCATCGCTATCTACTACGCCTATCGGCACACGGGCGAGGCGTGGCTTCTTGACCTTGCCCGCCTCCACCACGAGCAGGGGTTCGACTACCCGAGCTTCTACCGCCAGGAGGACGTGACCGTGCCCACGCCGCGCCGCGGCCTGTGGAAATGGACCAAGCACGTGGTAAACACCGCCATGGCCGTCAAGTCAGGGGCACTCTGGTGGCAACTGAGCGGCGAGCCTGCGGACAGGCGCTTCCCTGCGGAAATGATCGCCCTGCTGGACCGCTACCATGGGCAGGTGAACGGCATGTTCAGCGGGGACGAATGCCTGGCCGGCAAGAACCCCTTGCAAGGCACCGAGCTGTGCGCCGTGGTGGAGATGATGTATTCGTTGGAGCACCTGCTTTCCATCTTTGGGGAGCCGGCGTTCGCCGACCGCCTAGAAAGAATCGCCTTCAACGCGCTGCCGGCCACCTTTTCGCCGGACATGTGGGCCCACCAGTACGACCAGCAGGTCAACCAGGTGCAATGCACCATCAACGAGGAGCATCTTTGGACCACCAACGGGCCAGAGTCGAACATCTACGGCCTGGAGCCCAACTTTGGCTGCTGCACGGCGAACATGCATCAAGGGTGGCCCAAGTTCGCCGCCCACCTGTGGATGCGCACGCCCGACCAAGGACTGGCCGCGGTGGCCTACGCGCCGAGCGCAGTGAGCGTACAGATCAAAGGCACGCCGGTGAGGGTGACCTTGGAGACCGACTATCCCTTCCGGCAGCAACTCTCCTTCATCGTCGAGAGCCAAGAGCCGGTACGCTTCCCCCTCTGGTTGCGCATCCCAGCGTGGGCCGACGGGGCAAAGGTGGATGCGCCCAAGCGAGCCTCATCGCCCCTGCCGCCGGGGAGCTTTGTCAAGATCGAACGGGAATGGCGAGGGACCACACGCCTGACCCTGGAACTCCCCATGCGGCCGCGCGTGGAGCGGCGCTACAACGACGCCGTCGCCATCGTGCGCGGGCCACTGGTGTACTCCCTGCTGATTGGCGAGGAGTGGCGGCAGGTGAACCAAGACAAGCCCCATCGCCAGCCGCCGCATGCCGACTGGGAGGTCCGCCCCACCACGCCGTGGAACTATGCCTTGCGCGTAGATGCCGCCAGCCCGGACCGGTCCCTTTCCTTCGAAGAACGGCCCGTGGGCTCGCCGCCCTTTTCGCCACAAGGAGCAGGCGTGGTGGCGAAGGCGAAAGGGAGCCTGCTTCCCAATTGGAAGCTGCAGCATGGCTGGGCAGGTGAAACCCCGCCGAGCCCGGTGCACTCCGACCAGCCGCTGCAGGAAGTGACGTTGATCCCCTACGGTTGCACCAACATCCGCATCACGGAGTTTCCGCAGCTGGCGGAGTAGACGGGAAGCAGCAAGGGACCCGCACGTCCACGGCAGAGCGCGAGCGCATAGAAAGCTGGGGGGCGAAACGATGAGGGGAACGTGGGTTTCTTTTGCTGTCAGCGCCTACCAGCTCGCATCGGTGGGCGGTATTTCGCGCCCCACTGGGCGCCAGCGATGCTGGTGGCCTGCAGCGTCACTGCCAGCCGTGCTCCAACCCAGCTTCGTACATCGCCACGATGTTCTCGGGCGGCGTGATGGGCTGGATGTTGTGACACGGCGCCAAGATGTAGCCGCCACCTTCACCTAAGATCCGCAGGTTGTCCATCACCTCCTGGCGCACCTCTTCCACCGTGCCAAACGGCAGCGTGTGCTGGTTGTCAACACCGCCGTGCAGCACTACCTTCTGGCCAAAGTCGCGCTTCAGTCCCTCGCGCTCCATGCCCGGGGTGCGCCACTGCAACGGGTTGAGGATGTCGATCCCCGCCTCGATCATGTCGGGTATGATGCGCCGAATGGCCCCGTCATTGTGGTGAAAAACGAACGCCCCCGCCTGGTGGACAAGGTCGATCATCCTTTTCATTCTGGGGAGGAAAAACTCGCGGATGACCTCTGGGGAGAAGAGCAGGTCGTTTTGGCCGCCCATGTCCTCGGCCACGTAGGTGTAGGTCACCTGGCCGGGCACCTGCTCATAGATGCGCAGCGCCTCCTGGTAGGAGAGCTCCAGCAGATGGTCCAAGCAGTAGTGCACCATCTCGGGGTTTTCCACCAGGTCAATAAAGGCCTGCACGTCACCGCGCAGGTACTTGTACGTCAAGAAGGGCTCGTAGAGGCCGCCAGCCAATGGCCAGCGGGTGTTCTCCTCGGCCTGCTTCTTGACGTCGGCATAGTCCCACCAGTCGGCACGCGGCCAGGTGTAGTTGCGCTCGATCTCGCTCACGGAGCGAAACTCCGCCAGTGGATGGTAGATGCATTCGCTGTAGGTGCCACTGCCATAATCCACTTGGCGGAAGCGGCAGCCGAATACGTCCGTGTCTGGCGGCAAGGAGGGACCGACGTAGCGGGGAGTGAGGCGCACGGGGGCATCGATGTGCAAGCGCGCAAAGAGCTCCTCTTTGCTGGAGCACCTCAGATGGCGCATCAGCTGTTCCGTCGTCTCCGGCGTGGCCCAATAGTCCATGGGCACGCGGTCCGGCTTCTCCCGCCTGAGCACGGCCAGCCACCTCTCGCGCGGTGTCATGGTCTCTTTACGCACGTTCGCCTCTGCTGCAAGTCCGGCAGGGTTCCAGGCAAAACGGCCGTCGGTGTTCTCCGACGGCCGTGCCCACAGCTCTCTGGGTTTTGCCTCGCCCGCCGCTACTCCTCCATGATCTCGGCTTCCTTCTTCTCGAGGAGCTGATCGATCTCCTTGATGATCTCGTCGGTCAACTCCTGCACCTTCTCTTGGTAGCGGTGCGAGTCGTCTTCGGAGATCTCGTGGTTCTTCTCGGCCAGTTTGAGCTTGTCGTTGGCGTCGCGGCGCACGTTGCGGACGGCAATGCGCCCCTCTTCGGCGATCTTTTTGCAGACCTTGACCAGCTCCTTGCGCCGCTCCTCGGTGAGTTCCGGGATGGGCAAGCGAATGAGGTGGCCGTCGTTGATGGGATTCAGCCCCAAGTCGGCCTTCAGAATGGCCTTCTCGATGGCGCCGATGACCGTGCGGTCCCAGGGCTGGATGGTGATCAGGCGCGGCTCAGGCACGCCGATGTTGGCCACCTGCTTGATGGGCACCTGCGCCCCATAGTACTCCACGCGCACAGCATCCAGCAAAGCGGCTGAGGCCTTGCCCGTGCGGATCTTGGCCAGCTCGGCAGTGATGTTTTCTACGCTGGCGCGCATCCGCCGCTTGGCGTCCTGGAGGATCGTTTCCGGTTTGTTGTCAGCCATTGCTCTCACCACTCACTTTCGTTCCAACCTTTTCACCCAATACCACGCGCAAGAGGTTACCAGGCTTGTTGAGGTTGAAGACGATAATGGGCAGTTTGTTGTCCATGCACAAGGTGACCGCCGTGGCATCCATCACCTTGAGCCCCCTGCGCACCACATCCATGTAGCTGATGGCATCGAACATGGTGGCGTCCTGGTGCTTCATCGGGTCGGCGTCATAGACGCCATCCACCTTCGTGGCCTTGAGAATCACTTCGGCGTCGATCTCCACGGCGCGAAGAGCGGCAGTGGTGTCGGTGGTGAAGAAGGGGCTCCCCGTGCCGGCTGCGAAGATGACCACACGCCCCTTTTCCAAGTGCCGGATGGCGCGACGCCGGATGAACGGCTCGGCCACTGCCTCCATCTTGATGGCCGTGAGCACACGGGTGGGCACCCCTTTGCGCTCCAGGTAGTCTTGCAGAGCCAGGGCATTGATCACCGTGGCCAACATGCCCATGTAGTCGGCGGTCACGCGGTCCATGCCGCGTGCGCTGGCGGACAGGCCGCGGAAGATGTTGCCACCGCCGACCACGACGCCCACCTGCACGCCATGCTCTCGCACCACGCGGATTTCGTCTGCCACGGTGCTGACCACCGCAGGATCGATGCCCAAGCCCTGCTGGCCCATGAGGGCCTCGCCGCTCAGCTTCACCAGGATGCGCTTGTACACGGGTTGTTGCACGAATCTGCCTCGGTGCGCTTTACGCTACGAAAAAGCCGCTGGCATCAGCTCAACCAGCGGCACCGAA from Calditrichota bacterium carries:
- a CDS encoding uroporphyrinogen-III decarboxylase-like protein, coding for MRKETMTPRERWLAVLRREKPDRVPMDYWATPETTEQLMRHLRCSSKEELFARLHIDAPVRLTPRYVGPSLPPDTDVFGCRFRQVDYGSGTYSECIYHPLAEFRSVSEIERNYTWPRADWWDYADVKKQAEENTRWPLAGGLYEPFLTYKYLRGDVQAFIDLVENPEMVHYCLDHLLELSYQEALRIYEQVPGQVTYTYVAEDMGGQNDLLFSPEVIREFFLPRMKRMIDLVHQAGAFVFHHNDGAIRRIIPDMIEAGIDILNPLQWRTPGMEREGLKRDFGQKVVLHGGVDNQHTLPFGTVEEVRQEVMDNLRILGEGGGYILAPCHNIQPITPPENIVAMYEAGLEHGWQ
- a CDS encoding glycoside hydrolase family 127 protein; the encoded protein is MPALGESFSAPRARVPWRAPRGKGLRPPLLTPLPASAVRPLGWLRAQLRIQADGLTGHLDEFWPDVAHSKWFGGDAEGWERAPYWLDGLIPLAWLLDDAALKEKATTRIEQILAGQREDGWYGPYVPPEQGASKQYDIWAFFLMNKVLVQYHELTGDGRALQAVLRCLKAMDKHLRRYPLFNWGKFRWFENLIAIYYAYRHTGEAWLLDLARLHHEQGFDYPSFYRQEDVTVPTPRRGLWKWTKHVVNTAMAVKSGALWWQLSGEPADRRFPAEMIALLDRYHGQVNGMFSGDECLAGKNPLQGTELCAVVEMMYSLEHLLSIFGEPAFADRLERIAFNALPATFSPDMWAHQYDQQVNQVQCTINEEHLWTTNGPESNIYGLEPNFGCCTANMHQGWPKFAAHLWMRTPDQGLAAVAYAPSAVSVQIKGTPVRVTLETDYPFRQQLSFIVESQEPVRFPLWLRIPAWADGAKVDAPKRASSPLPPGSFVKIEREWRGTTRLTLELPMRPRVERRYNDAVAIVRGPLVYSLLIGEEWRQVNQDKPHRQPPHADWEVRPTTPWNYALRVDAASPDRSLSFEERPVGSPPFSPQGAGVVAKAKGSLLPNWKLQHGWAGETPPSPVHSDQPLQEVTLIPYGCTNIRITEFPQLAE
- the frr gene encoding ribosome recycling factor, giving the protein MADNKPETILQDAKRRMRASVENITAELAKIRTGKASAALLDAVRVEYYGAQVPIKQVANIGVPEPRLITIQPWDRTVIGAIEKAILKADLGLNPINDGHLIRLPIPELTEERRKELVKVCKKIAEEGRIAVRNVRRDANDKLKLAEKNHEISEDDSHRYQEKVQELTDEIIKEIDQLLEKKEAEIMEE
- a CDS encoding UMP kinase, producing the protein MQQPVYKRILVKLSGEALMGQQGLGIDPAVVSTVADEIRVVREHGVQVGVVVGGGNIFRGLSASARGMDRVTADYMGMLATVINALALQDYLERKGVPTRVLTAIKMEAVAEPFIRRRAIRHLEKGRVVIFAAGTGSPFFTTDTTAALRAVEIDAEVILKATKVDGVYDADPMKHQDATMFDAISYMDVVRRGLKVMDATAVTLCMDNKLPIIVFNLNKPGNLLRVVLGEKVGTKVSGESNG